From a single Streptomyces sp. NBC_01264 genomic region:
- a CDS encoding HD domain-containing protein, producing MTDSPLTLLEVEALARAAHEGQTDKAGRPYAEHLAAVAEGVRARGGTAEQQAAAWLHDAIEDEALTPDWLESAGLPQSVKDMVLAVTKRPGEPVESYTARILATPGALLVKEADLAHNADPARLAVLDAPTRDRLSGKYAYVRSLLGITAS from the coding sequence ATGACCGACAGCCCCCTCACCCTCCTCGAGGTGGAAGCCCTCGCCCGCGCCGCGCACGAGGGCCAGACCGACAAGGCCGGCCGCCCCTACGCCGAACACCTCGCCGCCGTCGCCGAGGGCGTACGCGCCCGCGGCGGCACGGCCGAACAGCAGGCGGCGGCCTGGCTCCACGACGCGATCGAGGACGAGGCCCTCACCCCGGACTGGCTGGAATCGGCCGGACTCCCGCAGTCCGTCAAGGACATGGTCCTGGCCGTCACCAAACGCCCCGGCGAACCGGTCGAGTCGTACACGGCCCGCATCCTCGCCACCCCCGGCGCCCTCCTGGTCAAGGAAGCCGACCTGGCCCACAACGCGGACCCCGCCAGGCTCGCGGTCCTCGACGCCCCCACCCGCGACAGGCTGTCCGGGAAGTATGCCTATGTCCGCTCGCTCCTCGGCATCACCGCCTCCTGA
- the tig gene encoding trigger factor has product MKSAVETLNPTRVRLTVEVPFEELKDSLDAAYKKINQQVTVKGFRKGKIPARVIDQRFGRGAVLEEAVNDALPKFYTEAVNEADLNPLGQPDVDITELKDGELLAFTAEVDIRPAIEIPDYSGIEVTVDAVEVSDEDVEKSVEQLRGRFATTKDVERAAEDGDVVTIDLEAKVDGEVLEDGVAQDVSYTIGSGELLEGIDEAVKGLEAGGEATFTSQLKGGSAEGKDAEVTVKVTKVQARELPELDDEFAGLASEFDTIEELKADSRKRLENMKQYDQATQAQERVLEKLLELVEVPIPEKLLADEVQTRKHNLEHHQLGQMGLTIEKYLEIQGKTVEEFDAETAEQAIKGIKTQFVLDELVNKEKLNVNQEELTEHLMRRAASSGMSPDQFAQAVVEGGQVPMLVGEVARGKALAAVVEAAKVTDTNGEVVDLSDDEDDENAENAVETAAETVENVVEADGEIAADEAK; this is encoded by the coding sequence GTGAAGAGCGCCGTGGAGACCCTGAACCCGACTCGGGTTCGGCTCACTGTTGAGGTGCCCTTCGAGGAGCTCAAGGACAGCCTCGACGCGGCCTACAAGAAGATCAACCAGCAGGTCACGGTGAAGGGCTTCCGCAAGGGCAAGATCCCGGCCCGCGTCATCGACCAGCGCTTCGGCCGCGGTGCGGTGCTGGAGGAGGCCGTCAACGACGCCCTCCCGAAGTTCTACACCGAGGCCGTCAACGAGGCCGACCTGAACCCGCTGGGCCAGCCCGACGTCGACATCACGGAGCTGAAGGACGGCGAGCTGCTGGCCTTCACCGCCGAGGTCGACATCCGTCCCGCGATCGAGATCCCGGACTACTCCGGCATCGAGGTCACCGTGGACGCCGTAGAGGTCTCGGACGAGGACGTCGAAAAGTCGGTCGAGCAGCTGCGCGGCCGTTTCGCGACCACCAAGGACGTCGAGCGCGCGGCGGAGGACGGCGACGTCGTCACCATCGACCTCGAGGCCAAGGTCGACGGCGAGGTGCTGGAGGACGGTGTCGCCCAGGACGTCTCCTACACCATCGGCTCGGGTGAGCTTCTCGAAGGCATCGACGAGGCCGTCAAGGGCCTGGAGGCCGGTGGCGAGGCCACCTTCACCTCCCAGCTGAAGGGCGGCTCCGCCGAGGGCAAGGACGCCGAGGTCACCGTCAAGGTCACCAAGGTCCAGGCCCGTGAGCTGCCGGAGCTGGACGACGAGTTCGCCGGCCTGGCCAGCGAGTTCGACACCATCGAGGAGCTGAAGGCCGACAGCCGCAAGCGCCTCGAGAACATGAAGCAGTACGACCAGGCCACGCAGGCCCAGGAGCGCGTCCTGGAGAAGCTGCTGGAGCTCGTCGAGGTCCCGATCCCCGAGAAGCTCCTCGCGGACGAGGTCCAGACGCGCAAGCACAACCTGGAGCACCACCAGCTCGGCCAGATGGGCCTCACCATCGAGAAGTACCTGGAGATCCAGGGCAAGACGGTCGAGGAGTTCGACGCCGAGACCGCCGAGCAGGCCATCAAGGGCATCAAGACCCAGTTCGTCCTCGACGAGCTGGTCAACAAGGAGAAGCTGAACGTGAACCAGGAGGAGCTCACCGAGCACCTCATGCGTCGCGCCGCCTCCTCCGGCATGTCCCCCGACCAGTTCGCCCAGGCGGTCGTCGAGGGTGGCCAGGTTCCGATGCTCGTCGGCGAGGTCGCCCGCGGCAAGGCCCTCGCGGCCGTCGTCGAGGCCGCCAAGGTCACCGACACCAACGGTGAGGTCGTCGACCTCTCCGACGACGAAGACGACGAGAACGCTGAGAACGCGGTCGAGACGGCCGCCGAGACCGTCGAGAACGTCGTCGAGGCCGACGGTGAGATCGCGGCCGACGAGGCCAAGTAA
- a CDS encoding pyridoxal phosphate-dependent decarboxylase family protein, whose translation MDRTLAADLARLPELLDATREAAAATLAALDARPVVPPPVRRDPAEPAPPLPEHGSGTEAALAAFAERWAPRLSASAGPRYLGFVTGGATPAALAGDWLTSTHDQNSNSALDGAGQDLERETVTWLRDLFHLSAAHTGTFVSGATMSNTTGLAIAREWLGERLGVSPAEYGAAALGPVRVLSGAPHSSIAKALSLLGLGRAALVPVPTLPGREAVDPAALDRALADAPGRPAVVVANAGTVNTVDFDDLRAIAALRERHDFWLHTDAAFGAFAALSPEHAHLTDGLDASDSVCVDLHKWLNVPYDSAVQFTRRRDLQARVFQNAAAYLGPLGENPDLVHLTPENSHRLRALAAWFTLRAYGREGHREIVERDIACARSLGESLTRDPRFTVLAPVRLNVVCFTLAHAPTPARLTALREAAGPEVFVTPTTYAGTPALRAAFSNWRTTQADVRRIAQALHTAAKELG comes from the coding sequence ATGGACCGCACCCTCGCCGCCGACCTGGCCCGCCTCCCCGAGCTCCTCGACGCCACCCGCGAAGCCGCCGCCGCGACGCTCGCGGCGCTGGACGCGCGTCCCGTCGTACCGCCGCCCGTACGACGGGATCCGGCGGAGCCGGCCCCGCCGCTGCCCGAGCACGGCTCCGGCACCGAAGCCGCCCTCGCGGCCTTCGCGGAGCGCTGGGCCCCCCGGCTGTCGGCCTCCGCCGGTCCCCGCTACCTCGGCTTCGTCACCGGTGGCGCCACCCCCGCCGCCCTCGCGGGCGACTGGCTCACCTCGACCCACGACCAGAACTCCAACTCCGCCCTGGACGGCGCGGGCCAGGACCTCGAACGCGAGACCGTCACCTGGCTCCGCGACCTGTTCCACCTCTCCGCCGCCCACACCGGCACCTTCGTCAGCGGCGCGACCATGTCCAACACCACCGGCCTGGCCATCGCCCGCGAATGGCTCGGCGAACGCCTCGGCGTCTCCCCGGCCGAGTACGGCGCGGCCGCGCTCGGCCCGGTCCGCGTCCTGTCCGGCGCCCCGCACTCCTCCATCGCCAAGGCCCTCTCCCTCCTCGGACTCGGCCGCGCCGCGCTGGTCCCCGTACCGACCCTGCCCGGTCGCGAGGCCGTCGATCCGGCCGCCCTGGACCGCGCCCTCGCGGACGCTCCCGGCCGGCCCGCCGTGGTCGTCGCCAACGCCGGCACCGTCAACACCGTGGACTTCGACGACCTCCGTGCCATCGCCGCCCTCCGCGAACGGCACGACTTCTGGCTGCACACGGACGCCGCCTTCGGCGCGTTCGCCGCGCTCTCCCCGGAGCACGCCCACCTCACGGACGGCCTCGACGCCTCCGACTCCGTCTGCGTCGACCTGCACAAATGGCTCAACGTCCCCTACGACAGCGCCGTCCAGTTCACCCGCCGCCGCGACCTCCAGGCCCGCGTCTTCCAGAACGCCGCCGCCTACCTCGGCCCCCTCGGCGAGAACCCGGACCTCGTCCACCTCACCCCGGAGAACTCCCACCGGCTGCGCGCCCTCGCCGCCTGGTTCACCCTGCGCGCCTACGGCCGCGAGGGCCACCGCGAGATCGTGGAACGGGACATCGCCTGCGCCCGCTCCCTCGGCGAATCCCTCACGCGGGACCCGCGCTTCACGGTGCTGGCCCCCGTCCGCCTGAACGTCGTCTGCTTCACCCTCGCCCATGCGCCCACCCCGGCCCGCCTCACGGCCCTGCGCGAAGCGGCCGGACCCGAGGTGTTCGTCACCCCCACGACGTACGCGGGAACCCCCGCCCTGCGCGCCGCGTTCTCCAACTGGCGCACCACGCAAGCGGACGTACGCCGGATCGCGCAGGCCCTCCACACCGCAGCGAAGGAGCTCGGATGA